The Myotis daubentonii chromosome 1, mMyoDau2.1, whole genome shotgun sequence genome includes the window GGAGGGcctcagaggaggagggaaggtgggtCTGAGGCTGAGGAAGATCACAGCCCAGGGCTGCCCACCGGCCCCCGCTGCCAACGCAGGAAGAAGGTGGGGCCTCAGCTGAGAAGGTGGGAAATCCTCCATCAAGGGACTTTCCTAAAACCTGGGCCTGTGAGCAGAAATGAAGCGCCAGCGCCGGAGACCAAGGACAAGGCGGAGGCCACATTCACCCCGGTGCCCTGGCCCAGGTACTGCCCCCACTCTGTCCTTCTCTGTAGCCCTTTCTACTTGGGGGCCCTGAGGTGTCTCTGTCCTCAGCCTGGTCCTCCCCCTGGTCTAGCCTGGCTTCTCTCCCGCTCTGGGCACCTTCTCTGCAGGCCCCACTCCATGGGGGCTTTGCCCTCTTCTGGGGATGTCTCCACAATGGCTTCGGAatggcccctcctgcccctcgtCCAGGCCTGTTGTCCACTTGGTCCTCCTCACAGTCTGCCAGTTGTGGGGCTGGCTGTCCCTCCCTGCCCGTGGGGCTGCTGCTCTGTGGCCTTTCCTGTGCCCTCTTGGCCATTAGAATTGCACTCAAGTAGTGATGGTGAACTTTTTTacctcggcgtgtcagcattttgaaaaatcctaaattaactctggtgctgtgtcacatatagaaattttttgatatttgcaaccattgtaaaagaaagatgtatatttttgatatttattttatatctttaaatgccatttaacatagaaaaatcaaccaaaaaaattggttcgtgtgtcacctctgacacgcatgtcataggttcgccatcactgcactaaagGATGAGTGGAGCACTGAGGACATTTGGTTTGAAGCACTTGGATCCACTTTCTATGCTAATGACCCCGTTATCCACTCAGAGTGAGAGGAGTTCGCTAAGCAGGAAGGGAAATCCTCTCTCCCAAGGTGCCAGCACTGTGAGCAGAAGAGCAAAGTCAGACTATCCCCCGAGGTATCCCTGCCCTCGCGTTTATAGTGCACCCACTGGTGGGGGAAATGCTgtttaaaatgagagagaaaagagcctCTCAGCCAATAGGGCCACGGCTGCCAGCTGACCTCATGCAAGGGTTGGACATGGCTttgcctgggcaagggaccggcTCTGTCACTTAGCAGCCCTGTGACTTGGGCAGGCTattcccctctctgtgccccgattcctcctctgtaaaatggggtgaggcCCCTGGATTTGGGGAGGAATAGAGGAGTTCAGATACAAGGAGCTCTTAGAACAGTAGCCAGAGCCTGTGAATTTAGGTGTTAGCctgacataaaataataataataaacatgcaTAGGTGAAAGGTCAGCCATGAATTGTACCTTAATATGAAAATCTAATATTTGGGGGTGGAAGCAGTTTTATTACTCATTTCTGTTTTCAaatgattggggttgggggttgggcgTGTGTTGTTGGAAGCAGCAGAGCCAGACCTTAAGGGAGAGGACAGGAGCCCCTGCTgttcctgcagcccctgccctcctgctctcccccagcttcctgcctggaGGTGGCAGGAAATGGTGAAGGGAAGGGGTTGCTGGGAGGCAGGGTGCCCAGGCCACCAGATGGGAGAAACTCAAAGGAACcctgcattttctcttttctctcctgcccccaggaACCCAATGAGAAGTTTAAGTCCTAAGTATTTCTACTTTCACTTTAAAAACTGCCCTGACCATGGAGGTCGCAATGGCTGCTACCTCTGCTACAAAGTGGAAAGAACACAGAGGGGCTTACCCTTCGACATGGACACCGGGGTTTTTGAAAATAAGGTATGTGCCCCATGATGCTGTCATCAGAGGCAGGAGTTAAGTCAGGGAAGGATGTGGGGAAATGATAATATGTAAAATGCCAGAGGCTTCTTACCACAACATTGTCCTAAGGTTTAGCCCTGGATGTCACTACCTGACCATCCTGAAATGCCAGGTACACCTGGGCGAGGACGGAAGCCTCAGCATACACAGAGCAAGCCTCCGCCCTGCAGCCAAACACTAAGGTCTCCTGTGAAGTGTCCACCACAccagccctcccttccccacctggaCAGCAGACTACTCAGAGCCCTTATGGGGTGGACGGGGTGTCACCGTGGCAGTCCTACCCGTGGCAGCACGATTGGGGTCACTTGTGTCATTTAACATTTTCTAGTACCCTGGGGTCAAACTTTTAGAGGAATCAAATAATTTAATGTAGATAATGTACTTTGTAATATGTCGAAGATATTGTTTCAACATATTGTTAATACAAAAGTTCTTCATGAGATAATTTACAATCTTCTTTCATACCACGCCATGGAGATAAGGAGTGTACTCAGTAATTGTCACATATATCAGTGCAGGTGAGCCACATTTCAAGAGCACAGTTGACACCTGTGCTAGTGGCTCTCTGTGTGCAGCACGGCTCAGGGCCCTCCCCGGCAGACAGCACCCAGACAACAAGCCTTGAcacagcagcctggcctggagcaggCACCTGGAATGCTCATAGAATGAAAGAATGGGAGGGTGGGTTTGGAGTTCATGGATGAGGGTAGGAAGGGATGACTAAGCTAAAACAGCCTAGAGGGGAgatgtttaaaaaagaatcaatcaaTAACATGCTTCTGAGACTCTGGCTCCCTGTCCCCTGATCCCCACTCCTCCAGCCCCGCAACATGCCTGCTCTGCCCGCTCAGAGGATCTCTTTCCTCTCTTCGTCTCTCCCAGTTCTATCCCGAGAAGCCTGAGCACACAGAAATCTGCTTCTTGAATTGGTTCAAGACCCAGCCAGCATTCTTGGCCCAGAACCTGTCCCACGAGGAGAAATACTATGTCACATGGTTCATGTCCTGGAGCCCCTGCTTCCAATGTGCGAGGCAGGTGGTCGAGTTCCTGAAGGACCACAAGTATGTGCAGCTGAGCATCTTTGTTGCCCGCCTCTACTACTCCAAGAGGCCCCAGTACCAGCAGGGGTTGCGCAGCCTGCAAGGCGCAGGGGCCCAGGTGGCAATAATGACTCCAGCTGGTGAGAGCAGAGGGCACCGGGGCAGGGATGTGGGAGGACTAGGACCAGGCAGGTAGGACCTAGAATCcccagaaaggaaggagaagCCCCCTTAGCTGCCTGTGGAGGTGGTGCTGGAGTCGGGGAGTCTCCTGGAGAAGTTCAGGGGAGAGAGGTGGTCCAGAATGGTGAGGGAGGTGGAGGACACCTGCAAGAAGGAGGCTTCCAGAAGGGGGCATGGAGATGTGGCTCAGATTCACAGGAAGAAAGGGGACTGAAGTGACAATGAAGTCCccggaaggaaagagaaaagggtcAGAAATCATGATGGGAAGAGCGGTCCCTAAGAGTCACACACTGTGTGTCCCCTCAAGGCTCCTGGAGCTGAAGCGCACCATGGTCTCCCCTGTTCCTTTCAGACTTTGCCTACTGCAGGAAGATCTTTGTGGATGACCCCCATAAACCATTCCGGTACTGGAAAGGAATATATATAAACAGTTGCAGCCTATCTAAGACTTTGGAGGACATTCTCAGGGTGAGGTTCCTCCCTTTgaaacccctcccctcccccacaacaccccctcccctcctctactCCCCTTgggcctttctctccctctgggtCACCTGTTCCCCCCTGGgacccaggtccctccctcccttcaggtCTCTCAAGTCCCTCTGCTTTCTCCCCTCCTGCGCCCCTTTTCCTTCCCCCGCTTTGTGACTGCCCCAGACTCTGCTCTTTTCACCTTCCCACCTGCCTCACTCCCtgcttcctccacctcctccttctcgATCCAGAATCAGGGAAACTGAAGGAAGGACTTCCATCTCTCTAAACAAGTGAGAAGACTTCTGGTGAACAAGGAATAAAACACTTTCTTTAAGAAGTGAAAACGGCCCTACCTGGCTTGGCTTAGTGGCTAGaccttcggcctgtggactgaagggtcccggattcaattccagtcaaggacacatgctggggttgcaggctccatccctgagcaggaggcagccagtcaatgattctctctcatcattgatgtttctgtctctctctccctctctcttcctctctgaaatcaataaaaaataaaataaaataaaataaaaacaagtaataaaAACTCATCATTTGCCACCATCTCCAAGTTGATTGAAAGAAACTAGGAAAAGGCAATGAATGAGctcataaagaattttttaaaaatctgattgaTTCACTTTTCATTAAAATCAGTGATATGTTCCAAATCCACACCAGTAATATTGTACTCATTACTATCAGAGTCACAAATAGgagattatttatttacattgattttttttaaattaaagctttattgttcagattattacatttgtttttttttaattaaatctttattgttcagattattacatttgttccttttttttcccccccataactcccctcctcccagttcccgccccaccctccgccctcactccccacccactgtcctcatccataggtgcaggatttttgtccagtctcttcccacatctcccacacccctttcccccccaagaatagtcagtccattccctttctatgtccctgattctattataatcaacagttcattctgttcatcagattatttattcacttgattcttagattcacttgttgatagatgcatatttgttgttcataatttgtatctttacctttttcttcctcttcctcttcttaaaggatacctttcagcatttcatataatcctggtttggtggtgatgaactcctttagcttttccttatctgtgaagctctttatctgaccttcaattctgaatgatagctttgctggataaagtaatcttggttgtaggctcttggtattcatcacttcgaatatttcttgccactcccttctggcctgcaaagtttctgttgagaaatcagctgacagtcgtatgggtattcccttgtaggtaactgagtttctttctcttgctgtttttaagattctctctttatcttttgctcttggcattttaattatgatgtgtcttggtgtggtcctctttggattccttttgtttggggttctccgagcttcttggacctgtaagtccatttctttcaccaggtgggggaagttttctgtcattatttcttcaaataggttttcaatatcttgctctctctcatcttctggcacccctataattctgatgttggtacgcttgaagctgtcccagaggctccttacactatcctcgcatttttggattcttttttcattttgcttttccggttggatgttttttgcttcctcgcatttcaaatctttgacttgattcttgcgctcctctggtctgctgtcgggcgtctgtataatattcgttatttcagtctgtgtgtgcttaatttctagttggttccccaatataagatcgagggtcttattagttttcgtgtagatctcattaagtttatcggcagcttctaaacagttcttgagagaccttaaaagtgtggttctgaactctatttcttccattgacaattttgtcctgtttctttgtctccgcattttgttatgcttccttggtgcaccccctagtggtctttgttcgcagtcttatagataaatcttgattgttgtagctaattccagggagggtttgacctccaggccaagtggctatgagaatcagctgtgtcagcagtgagagaacttctgtcctctagggaggtgctaatctagcctttgcctgaggctatccggcaaatgcctctgtgcagggcttgggcggggtgggtcgcacaggatcaacagggtgggccggagaaagcagttatggcggctctcagtcctgtcccaaggggctctgcctctctgagtcccaacacccactgcaaagctcggagagaaagctgcactcgctctgaccgaagccagacagtcccgcttctcccgtttgagtctgggtccctaaagactcgcccggatctggtgctcagagtctgcgactccctcccgattgaaaacaacaaccgcgccctccgccgccagcccgctccgcgcactccgcacctcagaatttgacttcagcactgcgcctcctctgagtgtccgtatgcatttctctttcctcctagttgtaggacttccactcagccagcgttcctgtggttctgggtgatgtcccttccgttttttggtttcacttttgaaatagttgttcaaagcagcaaactccggcgttaacctatgccgccatcttggtctatttacattgattttaagTCCAAAGCAATAACATGAAAGATTAAGAATCTTCcacaaaatgtttttttctctgtatttcatGAAGTTCAAATAGTTCAATAAGCACTTGCAAAAGTGAAAATGCTTTTCTCTTCTGTATGTACCTCAGAGGAGGGCAGTGGTCACACTAATTGCAACTGGTTAGGGAAAATTAGCAATATTTATAGCAGCAGAATCTCAAAGTCAAAAGCGTAAACACATTGACCGAAGATATGCCGAGAGTAGTGCTGTGCCTGAAGCAGGTCCATcattgctgcttgacacagtcgctgcagggaagaaacatctgaacagcatatgtttcaagggacctggcgtatatggcatactgttcttaatatgtttgctccccttcttagcactatgtgtttttactaaggtcacctctctgagaaagattGTTTTCCCAGGTGgagattttcccctggagttacagattaacaggactaaggaagggaataaatcagtaaaaccccttaactaagtgccgggcgggtagttaatcaccttaactatgaacaatcacacttaagctacataatctttacttaggataatctccttcagttacttccttgtagcttaacagaacagtagagtattgaccttggaatggagaaaacaaaccccctaacctttggaatagaatggataggattaaaatcaaatgatataaatacagatgtaacaggagaataaagagagtacctggctagaacctggctagagaacctggctaggctgctgatcaacttaACGCTGTCCCCgcgtcattccttctttgctgactccattcatacctttgggaacccctggacctgctggggttggaccccaacagtgcTGTCATGAAATGACAGCCCATGCAATAAGAGAAGAGAAAGGCTCAGGGTCACTATTGGGAAGAGCAATTGAAGTTGACATTGgctgaggggagggctggggattACTGTGTCCTCAGGCCTTTCCAATTCCACTCCTTGGAGAGGAAGCTAGAGGGGGGAGCTTCCCTGCAGACAGgatccctctgcccttcccaggacCTGGCCCATGCATTATGCAGTGCAGGCAGCAGCTGTCTGTCCTGCCGTGTCTCTGTGGAGCCTGAATCATGCTGAGCGAGCCCTTGGCATCTGGACATCTGGCACAAGGCCTTACAGGCAACGAAGACCCAGGTCTCTCACCACAGCCTTCTGCTCACATGTCCGGACCACCCGTGTCACAACCTCACACAGGACTGTGAGGGACTGGGACTGAATCCTTTAGTTTGAGAGACATTGGAGGGATAGAGAATAAGGACAGTCATGATGCTCATGGCCAAAGCAGTAGGAAGGGACTGAGTCAGGAGGACACAAGCCAGAGGGAAGACTTGATAGACAAAGTGACCTGAGGAGATGGAAGAAAAGGACAGGAgaggggtggtggggtggtggggtgtggtggggtggggttgggcaAAGCAGGGCTGGGGGCCAATGGTGGGAGACAAGGGGCAGGAATGAGATCAAGGACAGAAGGCTGGGTTGTCAGGGGACTGTGGTCGCCATGGAGGAGCTGAAAGTCAGCTTGGTTCCCAGGACAAGACCTGTGGGGGGAGTAGGACAGTGTGCAGCTGGCTCAACCGCCCAGTGATGCTATTGGAATCGTGTCCCCCACCCCAGAACCCCAACTCAGCTCTGGGGGGTTGTCTTCTCCTGCTGGTCTCCTCCAATTCTCAGATGGTGGCCCACCTCCACACATCATGCCTCATtcccagaggggagagagaggactgGACCAACCACAGAACTTTCAAGCCTGTACGTCCTCTCTGTGGACAATAGCAGGGACCGACCATGAAGGGCAGCTGATGGGCAGCCCATAAATCTGTTTCCAGGAGTGTTTCCTTCCTGTGGAGACCCTGTTTGTGTGGCAGAGGGAACAGGGCTGCCTCTTGGATTCCTCACTGTAACACAGAGAGTAACAGTGACTGACCTCGGGGCTGTGGTGACAGGTAAATGTCGGGCTTTTGGACAATGTCTAACAAAGGAGATAGTTAGTCTTCAACAAAGGATGAGGTGATTATAAAGAAGAGGGGAAGTCTCTGGTTCAGTGAATCAATCTATTTTCAAATAATCCTTCAGTCCTCCAGCAGATTCTGCTCATACCATGTGCAGATTGGTGTTGGGAAGAAGTGGTGACAAGAACCATTAGGGGTCTCAGCAGGTGGTCGAGGCTGAGACCCAGGACAGGGTTGGCCCCTGCTCCTGACCCCCTCCTTCTGCCTTCCCTGATGGGGACTCACTCCCTATCCTCTGCCAGCTCCTCCTCTGACCATGGGTGTTCCTCCTGTCTCCTGACCCTGTGCCTCGCCTGGCCTCTCCCCAGGACTCCCAGCATGTCCTGTGCGCTGCTGCCCTCATTTCTGTGTCTCCTCCCGCCCCTGCTGCAGGTGTACCAGAGAGAATGCCAGTCCCAGAAGTGACGCCACCATGCCCAAGTGAGCAGAAAGTATTGAGAGGGGCCTccattcccttttctctaaaTTAAGCTCTGCCTTTTGGTGCAGACTCACCATGTCTCAGGACCTGGGTGAAGCCCCTTTCGTCCCCAAGCTTGTCCAGACTGCACCAATTCTCACAGCAGGGAATGACTACTAACCACCATATTGCTCTGAGGCAAagttctttttcccttttcccaagGTTGCAGGTAGACAAAGTTGAGCCGGGATTCATATTCTCCCTTtctgcccctttcctccctccattctttcctctctccacGCTGCTTTGCTTCTCTCCATCTGCCCAGAGTGATATATCTTTCTTTTTGatcctgtttcttcctctctgtgctccctttcctcttctttgcCCTCATGGCtgcctttttccttcccttccagctTCCCCTTTAACTTCATTTCAGACTCACTGAGAACATAAAATAAGACCCACAGAAATGGAgatatataccatgttcatggatggagAGTCTCAGTGCCTCAGAGGCATCTATGTCTACCAAGATTGCTCTACAtgaggggtcctcaaactacggcctgtgggccacatgcaaatacaaatattgtatttgttttcgTTTTGTTCActccaaaataagatatgtgcagtgtgcataggaattcgttcatagttttttttttaaagtatagtccggccctccaacggtctgagggacagtgaactggccccctgtttaaaaagtttgaggacccctgctctacacaTTGATAATAGGGCATCTCATGAAACACGAAAAGTTTGTCCATCactcagctggtttggctcagtggttgaccatggacccatgaaccaggaggttcatgcatgggcacttgcccaggttctGGGATCttttcccagtagggggtatgcaggaagcagccaatgaatgattctctcatcattgatgtttttttctctctctcccccttccttcctctctgtgaaattaatttaaaaaacatattttaaggaaattttgCCCATAACTTCATGTAAATGTGTACACAGCCAATACAACTTCAAAGGTGAAGCTAAGGTGGATCGACATACCAAATATTGGACCTACTTTGAAGCCCTAGCAGATCAGTGTGGTAGTCGCTCAGGCATGCACAGATGAAGCAAAGGAGcatatgacacacacacacattagtaTTGTGGGATTGCACATCAGTAGGACAAAATGACGTGGAAGGAAAGTCACTAAATGTCCTTGCATTGGCTatccaatacaaaataaaaaacgACATGCCTATGTCATGTCATATACATACATGACAAAATGAATACATTTGAGAACATTGAAAATTAAGACATCTATACATGGAAAGACTTCATGAAGCGAGAGCCTACCCACACATTGAAAGAAAGCATTTGCAATGGAACTGACAAGGGTCCCTGTCTATTAGCTTTCCTAAAGCAAGAGGGACAGGAGCCTGCCAGCTGTGTCCTCCCCACCCTGTGAAGGCAGAGGGACCTAAGCAGAGGACCAAGCCCAGAACGAAGAACTCAACGCATACCTGTCCCTGATCCAAGGTCCACACTTTCCCATCATTCaacaggaggcagggggagagcaTGCACTGGGCTCAGGCTTGGGCTGGGTGCAGGGTGGTGTGGGGAGGGCTCCAGCCTGGCACTCCCAGGGGAGCAGGGCCTGTCCCATCCCCTCTCTCTGCCATCATCACTTTCACTTTCCCTTTACAAGAAGCCTGGGTCCCTCTGCACAGAGGAGCCTGTCTCCAGCAGAAGTCAGCTCTGTCCAGAGGGAGGGcctcagaggaggagggaaggtgggtCTGAGGTTGAGGAAGATCACAGCCCAGGGCTGCCCACCGGCCCCCGCTGCCAACGCAGGAAGAAGGTGGGGCCTCAGCTGAGAAGGTGGGAAATCCTCCATCAAGGGACTTTCCTAAAACCTGGGCCTGTGAGCAGAAATGAAGCGCCAGCGCCGGAGACCAAGGACAAGGCGGAGGCCACATTCACCCCGGTGCCCTGGCCCAGGTACTGCCCCCACTCTGTCCTTCTCTGTAGCCCTTTCTACTTGGGGGCCCTGAGGTGTCTCTGTCCTCAGCCTGGTCCTCCCCCTGGTCTAGCCTGGCTTCTCTCCCGCTCTGGGCACCTTCTCTGCAGGCCCCACTCCATGGGGGCTTTGCCCTCTTCTGGGGATGTCTCCACAATGGCTTCGGAatggcccctcctgcccctcgtCCAGGCCTGTTGTCCACTTGGTCCTCCTCACAGTCTGCCAGTTGTGGGGCTGGCTGTCCCTCCCTGCCCGTGGGGCTGCTGCTCTGTGGCCTTTCCTATGCCCTCTTGGCCATTAGAATTGCACTAAAGGATGAGTGGAGCACTGGGGGCATTTGGTTTGAAGTGCTTGGATCCACTTTCTGTGCTAATGACCCCGTTATCCACTCAGAGTGAGAGGAGTTCGCTAAGCAGGAAGGGAAATCCTCTCTCCCAAGGTGCTGGCACTGTGAGCAGAAGAGCAAAGTCAGATGTCCCTAGAGGCATCCCTGCCCTTGTGTTTATAGTGCACGTACCGGTGGGGGAAATGCTGTTTACAATGAGGGAGAAAAGAGCCTCTCAGCCAATAGGGCCACTGCTGCCAGCTGACGTCATGCAAGGGCTGTACATGGCTttgcctgggcaagggaccggcTCTGTCACTTAGTAGCCCTGTGACTTGGGCAGGCTactcccctccctgtgccctgtTTCCTTCCATGTAAAGTGGGGTGAGGCCCCTGGATCTGGGGAGGAATAGAGGAGTTCAGATACAAGGAGCTCTTAGAACAGTAGCCAGAGCCTGTGAATTTAGGTGTTAGCCtgacattaaataataataataaacattattattGAAAGGTCAATCATAAATTGCACCTTAATATGAAAATCTAATATTTGGGGGTGGAGGCAGTTTTATTACTTATTTCTGTATTCAAATGACTGGGGGTATGGGTTTGGGCGTGTGTTGTTGGAAGTAGCAGAGCTGGGCCCTAAGGCAGAGGACAggagccccctcaccccccatacTCCGCT containing:
- the LOC132234757 gene encoding DNA dC->dU-editing enzyme APOBEC3-like — encoded protein: MRSLSPKYFYFHFKNCPDHGGRNGCYLCYKVERTQRGLPFDMDTGVFENKFYPEKPEHTEICFLNWFKTQPAFLAQNLSHEEKYYVTWFMSWSPCFQCARQVVEFLKDHKYVQLSIFVARLYYSKRPQYQQGLRSLQGAGAQVAIMTPADFAYCRKIFVDDPHKPFRYWKGIYINSCSLSKTLEDILRNQGKPGSLCTEEPVSSRSQLCPEGGPQRRREGGSEVEEDHSPGLPTGPRCQRRKKVGPQLRRWEILHQGTFLKPGPVSRNEAPAPETKDKAEATFTPVPWPSMYPKTFNFNFQNLNGYGRKSTFLCFEVEKWEDGSFLDYQNGVFRNQLYPGHAELCFLDWFREKVLFPDEIRCPDVQYRVTWYVSWSPCFECAEQVADFLNENENVDLSVSAARLYLYEDEDEQGLRDLVAAGAKVAMMAPEDFEYCWDNFVYNGGWHFTYWKNVRRNYHSLQQQLDEILWYEFPHPPPPPPPYLPQPSPESGPLCSFRDLRIHDFIFGME